From one Neofelis nebulosa isolate mNeoNeb1 chromosome 4, mNeoNeb1.pri, whole genome shotgun sequence genomic stretch:
- the SLC26A3 gene encoding chloride anion exchanger isoform X2, whose amino-acid sequence MIEPIGNQYIVARPVYSANAFGEEHKKKQRHHKTFLDHLKVCCSCSTQKAKRIALSLFPIASWLPAYRIKEWLLSDIVSGISTGLVAVLQGLAFALLVTIPPSYGLYAAFFPVIIYFFLGTSKHISVGPFPVLSMMVGAVVVRLTPSESTAALELSNSSMSNDSSADEYKVMVAATVTILSGIIQLLMGVLQIGFVVIYLSESLISGFTTAAAVHVLVSQLKFMLQLNVPAHTDPFSIFKVLNSIFTQIEKTNIADLVTSLIILLIVFVVKEINQRYKAKLPVPIPIELIMTVIATGVSYGFDFKNRFEVAVVGEMKRGFQPPSAPDMQIFQETIGDSFGIAIVGFVVAFSVASVYSLKYDYPIDGNQELIALGLSNIFSGSFKGFAASTALSRSGVQESTGGKTQIAGLLSAIIVLIVIVSIGFLLEPLQKSVLAALALGNLKGMLMQFTEIRRLWQKDKYDCLIWIMTFIFAIVLGLGLGLAASVAFQLLTIVFRTQFPKCSTLANVGRSNVYKNKKDYSDMYEPEGVKIFRCPSPIYFANIHFFKQKLIDAVGFNPLRILRKRNKALKKIRKLQKKGLLQATPKGIICTNDGFKDSDEELDNNQIEGLDQPINTTDLPFEIDWNADLPLNTMVPKISLHSLILDFSAVSFLDISSMRGLKTLLQEFIRINVDVYIVGSDDDFIEKLVQCEFFDDEVKDSIFFLTIHDAVLHILMKKDYSASKFNSSQEKQPKFDFTINTNGGLRNRECQVPVETKF is encoded by the exons ATGATCGAACCCATTGGGAATCAGTACATTGTAGCCAGGCCAGTGTATTCTGCGAATGCTTTTGGGGAAGAACATAAGAAGAAGCAGAGGCATCACAAGACCTTTCTGGATCATCTCAAAGTGTGTTGTAG CTGTTCCACACAAAAGGCCAAGAGAATCGCCCTGTCTTTGTTCCCCATAGCATCTTGGTTACCAGCCTACCGGATAAAGGAATGGCTACTCAGTGACATTGTTTCCGGAATCAGCACAGGGCTGGTAGCTGTACTGCAAG GTTTAGCATTTGCTCTGCTGGTCACCATCCCCCCAAGCTACGGACTGTATGCAGCCTTTTTCCCAGTTATAATCTACTTTTTCTTGGGCACTTCTAAACACATATCTGTGG GTCCGTTTCCAGTTCTGAGTATGATGGTGGGAGCAGTAGTTGTGAGATTAACCCCGTCGGAGAGTACAGCTGCTCTGGAACTCTCTAATAGCTCGATGAGTAATGATTCATCAGCAGATGAGTATAAGGTGATGGTGGCTGCCACGGTTACAATCCTTTCTGGAATCATTCAG TTGCTCATGGGAGTTCTGCAGATTGGGTTCGTGGTGATCTATCTATCCGAGTCCCTAATCAGTGGCTTCACCACAGCTGCTGCCGTGCACGTTTTGGTTTCTCAGCTCAAGTTTATGCTTCAGCTGAATGTTCCTGCACACACTGatccattttcaattttcaaa GTACTGAATTCCATATTCACACAAATAGAGAAGACTAATATTGCAGACCTTGTGACATCCTTGATTATTCTGCTGATTGTATTTGtggttaaagaaataaatcagcGCTACAAAGCCAAACTTCCGGTGCCCATCCCAATTGAACTCATCATG ACTGTGATCGCAACAGGTGTGTCCTATGGCTTTGACTTCAAAAACAGGTTTGAGGTGGCTGTGGTTGGGGAGATGAAAAGAGG atttcaGCCCCCCAGCGCACCCGACATGCAGATTTTCCAGGAGACCATCGGGGATAGCTTCGGCATCGCCATCGTTGGCTTTGTGGTGGCCTTCTCAGTGGCCAGCGTCTATTCCCTCAAGTACGATTACCCGATTGACGGCAATCAG GAGTTAATAGCCTTGGGATTGAGTAACATATTCAGTGGATCATTCAAAGGCTTTGCCGCGAGTACTGCCCTCTCCAGATCGGGGGTGCAGGAGAGCACTGGAGGCAAAACGCAG ATTGCTGGGCTTCTCTCTGCTATCATCGTTCTGATTGTCATTGTATCCATTGGATTTCTTCTGGAGCCACTACAAAAG TCTGTCCTGGCAGCGTTAGCACTTGGGAACCTGAAGGGAATGCTGATGCAGTTCACAGAAATACGAAGACTGTGGCAAAAGGATAAATATGATTGT CTGATATGGATCATGACCTTCATCTTTGCCATTGTCCTGGGACTCGGGTTGGGCCTGGCGGCCAGCGTGGCATTCCAGCTCCTGACCATTGTGTTCAGGACCCAGTT TCCAAAATGCAGCACACTGGCGAATGTTGGAAGGAGCAACGtctataagaataaaaaagattacTCTGAT ATGTATGAGCCAGAAGGGGTGAAGATCTTCAGGTGTCCATCTCCCATCTACTTTGcaaacattcatttctttaaGCAGAAACTTATCGATGCT GTTGGCTTTAATCCACTACGAATTCTACGCAAGCGCAACAAAGCTTTGAAGAAAATCCGAAAACTGCAGAAAAAAGGCTTGCTGCAAGCGACACca AAAGGGATTATATGTACCAATGATGGCTTTAAAGATTCCGACGAAGAGCTGGACAACAATCAGATAGAAGGACTGGATCAACCCATCAATACCACCGACCTGCCTTTCGAGATAGACTGGAATGCCGACCTTCCTCTCAACACTATGGTCCCTAAAATCAGCCTGCATAGCCTCATTCTCGACTTTTCAGCTGTGTCATTTCTTGACATCTCTTCAATGAGAGGTCTCAAAAcg CTTTTGCAAGAATTTATCAGGATCAACGTAGATGTGTATATTGTTGGAAGTGACG ATGATTTCATCGAGAAGCTTGTACAGTGTGAATTTTTTGATGATGAAGTCAAGGACTCCATCTTCTTCTTAACAATCCATGATGCTGTTTTGCACATTCTGATGAAGAAGGATTACAGTGCTTCAAAGTTTAATTCCAGTCAG GAAAAACAACCGAAATTTGATTTTACCATAAATACAAATGGAGGATTACGTAATCGAGAATG CCAGGTACCAGTTGAAACAAAATTCTAA
- the SLC26A3 gene encoding chloride anion exchanger isoform X1 yields MIEPIGNQYIVARPVYSANAFGEEHKKKQRHHKTFLDHLKVCCSCSTQKAKRIALSLFPIASWLPAYRIKEWLLSDIVSGISTGLVAVLQGLAFALLVTIPPSYGLYAAFFPVIIYFFLGTSKHISVGPFPVLSMMVGAVVVRLTPSESTAALELSNSSMSNDSSADEYKVMVAATVTILSGIIQLLMGVLQIGFVVIYLSESLISGFTTAAAVHVLVSQLKFMLQLNVPAHTDPFSIFKVLNSIFTQIEKTNIADLVTSLIILLIVFVVKEINQRYKAKLPVPIPIELIMTVIATGVSYGFDFKNRFEVAVVGEMKRGFQPPSAPDMQIFQETIGDSFGIAIVGFVVAFSVASVYSLKYDYPIDGNQELIALGLSNIFSGSFKGFAASTALSRSGVQESTGGKTQIAGLLSAIIVLIVIVSIGFLLEPLQKSVLAALALGNLKGMLMQFTEIRRLWQKDKYDCLIWIMTFIFAIVLGLGLGLAASVAFQLLTIVFRTQFPKCSTLANVGRSNVYKNKKDYSDMYEPEGVKIFRCPSPIYFANIHFFKQKLIDAVGFNPLRILRKRNKALKKIRKLQKKGLLQATPKGIICTNDGFKDSDEELDNNQIEGLDQPINTTDLPFEIDWNADLPLNTMVPKISLHSLILDFSAVSFLDISSMRGLKTLLQEFIRINVDVYIVGSDDDFIEKLVQCEFFDDEVKDSIFFLTIHDAVLHILMKKDYSASKFNSSQEKQPKFDFTINTNGGLRNRECRVPVETKF; encoded by the exons ATGATCGAACCCATTGGGAATCAGTACATTGTAGCCAGGCCAGTGTATTCTGCGAATGCTTTTGGGGAAGAACATAAGAAGAAGCAGAGGCATCACAAGACCTTTCTGGATCATCTCAAAGTGTGTTGTAG CTGTTCCACACAAAAGGCCAAGAGAATCGCCCTGTCTTTGTTCCCCATAGCATCTTGGTTACCAGCCTACCGGATAAAGGAATGGCTACTCAGTGACATTGTTTCCGGAATCAGCACAGGGCTGGTAGCTGTACTGCAAG GTTTAGCATTTGCTCTGCTGGTCACCATCCCCCCAAGCTACGGACTGTATGCAGCCTTTTTCCCAGTTATAATCTACTTTTTCTTGGGCACTTCTAAACACATATCTGTGG GTCCGTTTCCAGTTCTGAGTATGATGGTGGGAGCAGTAGTTGTGAGATTAACCCCGTCGGAGAGTACAGCTGCTCTGGAACTCTCTAATAGCTCGATGAGTAATGATTCATCAGCAGATGAGTATAAGGTGATGGTGGCTGCCACGGTTACAATCCTTTCTGGAATCATTCAG TTGCTCATGGGAGTTCTGCAGATTGGGTTCGTGGTGATCTATCTATCCGAGTCCCTAATCAGTGGCTTCACCACAGCTGCTGCCGTGCACGTTTTGGTTTCTCAGCTCAAGTTTATGCTTCAGCTGAATGTTCCTGCACACACTGatccattttcaattttcaaa GTACTGAATTCCATATTCACACAAATAGAGAAGACTAATATTGCAGACCTTGTGACATCCTTGATTATTCTGCTGATTGTATTTGtggttaaagaaataaatcagcGCTACAAAGCCAAACTTCCGGTGCCCATCCCAATTGAACTCATCATG ACTGTGATCGCAACAGGTGTGTCCTATGGCTTTGACTTCAAAAACAGGTTTGAGGTGGCTGTGGTTGGGGAGATGAAAAGAGG atttcaGCCCCCCAGCGCACCCGACATGCAGATTTTCCAGGAGACCATCGGGGATAGCTTCGGCATCGCCATCGTTGGCTTTGTGGTGGCCTTCTCAGTGGCCAGCGTCTATTCCCTCAAGTACGATTACCCGATTGACGGCAATCAG GAGTTAATAGCCTTGGGATTGAGTAACATATTCAGTGGATCATTCAAAGGCTTTGCCGCGAGTACTGCCCTCTCCAGATCGGGGGTGCAGGAGAGCACTGGAGGCAAAACGCAG ATTGCTGGGCTTCTCTCTGCTATCATCGTTCTGATTGTCATTGTATCCATTGGATTTCTTCTGGAGCCACTACAAAAG TCTGTCCTGGCAGCGTTAGCACTTGGGAACCTGAAGGGAATGCTGATGCAGTTCACAGAAATACGAAGACTGTGGCAAAAGGATAAATATGATTGT CTGATATGGATCATGACCTTCATCTTTGCCATTGTCCTGGGACTCGGGTTGGGCCTGGCGGCCAGCGTGGCATTCCAGCTCCTGACCATTGTGTTCAGGACCCAGTT TCCAAAATGCAGCACACTGGCGAATGTTGGAAGGAGCAACGtctataagaataaaaaagattacTCTGAT ATGTATGAGCCAGAAGGGGTGAAGATCTTCAGGTGTCCATCTCCCATCTACTTTGcaaacattcatttctttaaGCAGAAACTTATCGATGCT GTTGGCTTTAATCCACTACGAATTCTACGCAAGCGCAACAAAGCTTTGAAGAAAATCCGAAAACTGCAGAAAAAAGGCTTGCTGCAAGCGACACca AAAGGGATTATATGTACCAATGATGGCTTTAAAGATTCCGACGAAGAGCTGGACAACAATCAGATAGAAGGACTGGATCAACCCATCAATACCACCGACCTGCCTTTCGAGATAGACTGGAATGCCGACCTTCCTCTCAACACTATGGTCCCTAAAATCAGCCTGCATAGCCTCATTCTCGACTTTTCAGCTGTGTCATTTCTTGACATCTCTTCAATGAGAGGTCTCAAAAcg CTTTTGCAAGAATTTATCAGGATCAACGTAGATGTGTATATTGTTGGAAGTGACG ATGATTTCATCGAGAAGCTTGTACAGTGTGAATTTTTTGATGATGAAGTCAAGGACTCCATCTTCTTCTTAACAATCCATGATGCTGTTTTGCACATTCTGATGAAGAAGGATTACAGTGCTTCAAAGTTTAATTCCAGTCAG GAAAAACAACCGAAATTTGATTTTACCATAAATACAAATGGAGGATTACGTAATCGAGAATGTCGG GTACCAGTTGAAACAAAATTCTAA